The genomic stretch tatattttacagaaCAGACAGGACAGGTGGAATGCAATTATTATCACTGCTGGAAACAAAAGCACACGATGGCGAAGAGCGAAAGGGAATTATTTCTAGAAAATACAATCCAGCTGCGCTACAGTACAGAAGAAAACTCAAACTCGGGTGCAGACGGATAGAAACAAACAttctagactttttttttttttaagttgagaAATAAAGGGAAACGGTACACATACTCCATGCAGTATACAACattgtgaatatttttgtatttgctcGTGAATGTCCAGAGAAACCTTCATCACCTGACatcaaaacatattaaaatggcTCGACAAACATTTATGGCACTGttggaaaaaatgacaaacatggaGCCTAACTAGCTTTCTATACTCTAAAGTGCACCCTTGTTGTTTCTTTGGCTCTACTTCTCCTCAAGTCTCATTTATAAAAATTTGGTGTGAGCACTAATGACCAAAATCCAAATTAAGGcaatttttattatcaaaaatctgataaaaatgcaataattaTTCCTAAATTCTTGTTACTTTCTTGAATTTGTATTCTAAATTCCACCATCTGATTGCTGCATCAAATATTGTGTTCATAACTGAGGCACCAGCATTCATTTTTGACAATAATTCAGAGCCTTAAAAAATATAACCAGgtgtcaacaacaaaaatacatttcagggttttttttttgcaaataaaagacaaataaccACAGAAATAAGCTCTGCGCTCCGAGCGAACTCCGGCTCTCTTCTTGAATGAATTAAACATCGATATACTGTGCGAAATTATATGTAAGATGTCTGTTGCAAACTGAGTGAAACAATAACACATGAATCCAACACAGAtttccaaaaaaacagaaacaaaccgAACCTTAGATGTTACCCCTCAGAACGAGGGTGTCAACCTCTTCCACTCTCCTGACAGACTGCCATTCATCCCAAGCACttcgttcacacacacacacacacacacacacacacacacacacacacacacatacacagtctgtCCTAGGCTGCTGGGGCCTCTCAGTCAGATCCCTGGGTCTCGCCTTCCAGGTGGGGTAAGGTCTCCGATCTGCAGCAGCCGTGCATCGGTCCCAGTCCGGGTTAGCCGCCGGCCCCTCCTCCGTCTCCCGTCGGCCGATCGTCTCCCATCCGAGCTCTACTTGTCCCCGCCCGTCTCGGCCTCCTTGGCCAAGCCGCGGATGGACAGGTCGTACACCACCTCCTCGATCTTCTTCACGTCGTACTTGAGGCCGTCGTAGCGCTTCCGCAGCGGGTCGTTCTTCAGGTTGAGCAGCCGGAAGCCCGAGTCCAGCTCGTTGATGAAGTTGGAGATGCGCAGCGGCCGGGTGTAGTCTCCTGCCGTCACGCTGTTCACCGCTAGCCGTGACTGAGAAGGGACACAACAGCACGAAGAGTTTAAAGAATGCTTCAGTGTATAACATATTCACCACCTGTAGTGcatcaaaatatatttaataacttACAATATAGAAAAGTAATGatattggtctttttttttgccattttgtcGTTTTTGTTGGTGCTTGTATATTTAGCCTAGAATAAGGTCATATTTACAGggttaatgtgtgtatttgtgccaTTTTTCACTTAAGGTAtctaaataaaatcagtttctCTGAGTAgccctgtcatgataactacttttattgtaTGATATATCATATCAGAATATCATatcagagttatttacctttaattcttctacagtctccactcaggacgtacacagtgaggaatggaggacactacttgtttagtcaatgtgacatgaatagtctcttagctgctaatgtgaagtgtagcaatactgaggtcaaaaaaatgagcCGGGCCTACTCAagatgtagatgtgtgtagtatACATGTATTTGTGTACTGAATCTATTAGAAGTGAGAATTGTTTGGATATATTGATACAGAGTATTCAACATACCCATTTTCAGCAGCCAGATGTgagtaaaatacataaaaatacattctgGAGGCTTGTGACACCCTTGACTACTAATTAAGGTTTCAagttgcaactaatgattatttttatgaatttttctACAACttattgaacattttaataatatttttttccagaATTCTGCATGACTATATTCTGCACTAAAAAATTCAGTTTTCCTGACCATAGCGATGTACCACAAACTCACCAGTTCACTGGCCATGATCAGCACACCTGCCAGGTAGTCCTCCACATCCAGGTGAAAGCCTTTCTCTCGCACCACCTGGACTGTAGGGTGGAGAGCacagagatgggggggggggtcagggaGCTTTTCCTCAGTAACAGTTTCACATTACAACATGAGGTGGTACCTACTGTCCAGTATCTTGGCCACCTCCTCTCGAGTCACCAGAGTTTCAGTCTCCAGGTAGACAACAAAAGCTGCCAAGAAAGCCAAACGCTGCAGGACAAACCGCCAGTGTTCATGAAACCTACATTGAGatcagagagaaggagagaaaacaataaCATCAAAGAGGTTCCCgcttttgtgtcatttttcctGAATAAATTGAACATCTACCAGGGGAAATCCCACCAAAGACTGAATGGAGTGATTAGAGTTTAAAGCTGAGAAACAATAAGACAATGATGACTTGGAGAAACTAAAGTGAAACTGCACACTTTTACCACAGTGaaaagtgtctctgtgtgtattgtCCTACCTGTAATACTGCTCCACGGGAAATTTGGTTTTGAGGTCTGCGATATGTGTCCTGACTGTGCCGAACAACTCCCGTGCCTTTGTACATTTACTGGGAACTAAAAGAGCAAAGAGAAAGAATCATTCACATCTGGAAAGGCAAAATATTATTCAGTTCAGAAACAGTTCATAGCGTGTCAaatagagcctgaccgatacaGGATGTTCGGCAGCAATGGCGATAttatggagtaaaaaaaaaatttaaaaaaagtaatcttCACTGAGAACAtaataattaaactttatttaagaaaaagaatcaaatacacataaaacgCTGCCTACATAactttaaagaattaaaaaaagaattgacAGATTTCGGAGAACATCTATGCTGATATATCTGTAATGGATCAATATCGGCTGATATCTGTCAGGCTCTAGTGCAGGGGTCTCAAACATGCGGACCcagtcttcttttccttccatctttccatccaccCTTTCTTCCAcccatctgttttttttctttctttccttcctgtcttctcttccttccatcagtcctttctttctttctttcttccttccatctttctatcctcccatctgtctttcactccttccttccttccatccatctgtcattcctcccttccatctttccttcctttctttctgtctctctttcctgtcttctcttccttccgtccatctgtctttcattctttccttccttacttctttttAACGGAccggcccacatcagatcatattaggctgtatgtggcccttgaatgaaaatgctGCTCTAGTGTGAAACACTCACTTTCTTTGAATCCACATGGTTGGTGAACACTTTGGAGAACGGTCAGTATTTCTCTGGCGGTCTGCTCCAACACCTGCACCACCTTCCGGATATCCTACACACAAGTGAACAAACTCTCCTTACTTTTAAAGTCATGCTACAGaactcacacactgacagagtaGCAGGACAGCGTTAAAATCAACAAATAATGAATGGAGTCTGGTGTGGCCTCTGTGCTGTGAGCTCAGAGCGTAATGTGCTTTGTATTGAAGGAAAAGTGACTCTTCCTTTACGACTTATGTATACAGCGATGTGTGATGAAGGAACTAGTGAACCTTTACACAAACTCTCCACACATTACAGAGCAGCCTGTCTGACGTGGAAATTCTTCATGCTtcaattctgtgtgtgtgcgcgcacgcgcgtgtgtatgtgtgtgtgtgtgtgtgtgtgtagaagctAACGCTGCTAGCAGCCGTGCAGCagctctctctcacctctctgacGTCCTGGTCAGCGCTCAGGAAGCCCTGGATGTAAGTGAACATCTCAGTGACAGACATGTCTGATAGGAGCTCTGCTGTCTCGATATTAGTGAAAAATGAAGAGCAGCGTGCAGATAattcaaacacatgcacacagatgtAGAGAAAGGAACGTCCCGCCGCCTGATGGCTACAAGAGGCGCGTggagatgatgtcacagtgatgccCAACGTCACgctgctttgtttctttttttaaatttctataaaatattaaaaatattcacaaacaACCCcatcatttaagttattttttaattttgacataaaatattattttgagtcTCTACAATATATAACAAATCTGTCATTGAATgctattcaaaatgttttaattgaagatGTCTGccacttataccatttttatttatttattttttaattctttatttatattgttttatattgaaatcgttttatttgtctatttgCACTTCcttctttaatatttatttatgaactggAATGTCTGGTTGTTTGTATAttctctgtttgttctgttgtaTGTTCTGTCCAACAAAGAGATgtctatatataatattattttggGTCTTtacaatatttgaaaaataagaaGTGTATTTATTATCTGAAAGTGTATCTATTATTAAAATCTGTTcagaatgttttaattgaagatGTAATACATTGTGTCTGTCACGTAtacctttacttttttttaaatttcgttaattgtattctttctttctattggAATTATTATATCTTATGtataccttttttaaatgtatgtatattttatttatgaactggAATGACTGGTTCTTTGTATATTCTTGTTTACGCTATTGTTTATTCtgttcaacaaaaaataaataattttaattttaaaaaaagaaaaaaaagcttagTTCTGTCTGCGTTCATCATGAACATAagaataatcatcatcatcatcatattttctagctGTAAAAAGGaccattaaaaaagacaaagttatACAATAATTTAGTCTATTATCAGTGTAACATACcaattatatcattttatttcaatcagTGTACATCACAAAATTCACCACAAACTTAATAAAATACCTCATGTTCCATAACATTATTAGAACAGTGAATAACATTATTTGTGTACTTTCAGATTATGGCTTCCTCTAACATGAGACCAATGATCAGGAAAGCATTGATGTTCATACTAGCAGGTGTCAGCAGGTGTGTGCGTTCATTTATGGTCACAAAAAGGATTGTTTGCAGGTCAGAAATATGATCacttctgtgtgtatgtgtgggtgtgggtgtgtgtgcgtgtgtgtgtgtgtgtgtgtggttgtgtgtgtgtgtgtgtgagtgcgcgCTCTGGCGGACAGACACGCTGCAGCACCTCATTAACCCTGCTGATGGAGCCACAGCAGCGCGCATACTGATGTGACGTTCAAGTGCTGCTCGTAGGGTGGAGGTTTAGCCCTGCTCTTCATTATAGACTTCAGCAGAACAGTTTAACACAAGTTTACAGAAAGCCACACTCATCCTTATAGAATTATATTTGTCTATTAAGtagccaaaataaataaaagttatgtTTTCTAGCGCCACATCTTAACTCAGCTGTTTTTGGaataattactattattactgactaataaaataagataagcagaaaatacaaacatacttttcacaatattttttcaGACCTTCATGTCTGCAAAAAAGATCATAAAATGCTGACAAAAGCTGtactttatattcatataatggagagaaaacacacaacatagcCTATTAATGTGTCCATTAATGTGCATGtacaatattagtatttcaggTCTACTGCCACTTTCAAGTCAactatgcattttttttcttcttcacttttttctactttaaatctgtgcagtaacaatatcaaactcaggtatattatcattcaaGGCTttacaatatgttttaatactattgtttttattgcttttgtgcttcttattatttattgttctttattgatgctctttatATTTTTGCTATCACTTACTGCTGTAATGttatgtaaatttccccactgtgggggcaggaatatcttatcttgtcGTGTcttgtcttatcttatcttatcataaTTATCCGTCATCTTCTTTTCCAAGCCACCTCCTTAGACAGCTATGATTTTGTTTATATCAATCCaaaagtttcagtttttatCTTATTAAACCATAACAGAAAGAAACTCCGGTATATGTCATCGACACGTGTCCTAAAAATCCAAACGACCAAATACTGATCTACCACCATGTTAACCTGCTTCTGAGCGCTCTTGTTGTAGTTCTTACATTTCCTACTGCACTAGAAGGCATCATGCAGAGCAGCTGACGCAGAGAAACAGTTTGCAGGCAGTCTGCTGTCGCCTGTTGCTCCCACCAGTCTGTCAGACACTTCATTCCAAGTCAGGAGTGAGAGCTCTACTCATCCACAGCTGTCCTGTcttaaataacacacaccaACTTATTGAATGTCCTTTCTTTATTCGCTACTTCAGGATTTCTAAAACAATGCATTTAACTGCTGATCAGACGACTCAGTGAGATGGAGAAAACCTCAACAGAAGATGACTGCGTGGATTCAGGAGCCGAGACTGGAGGGTGAGTGAAGCAGAGCCAACACCTCTGTCATTGACTACTGTTACTTCTCCAAATGTAGCctaaatgttttcatcatgCAGCTGTTATGGTTAAAAGTTTGCAGGATTACATAAAACTATTAAGTATTTAATCTCACCTGACAAAAGGCATGAAATATGATTTCAACACAGTACTGAGATTCTTGGATTTCACCCTAGTGCCAGTAATTGTGTGATGTGAACATATGGTGTGGGAGGTGTAATCCTAAATCTTTAGTGGAAAGTTCAATCTTAATCACCAACACATTTGTTAATGAGAGTGCAGCCCTGTGCTAAAGCAGATGGAgcttaaatgatgaatgaacTGATCAAAAAAGACAGTTAAATGAATGTATTCACTCTGTTTGCAGCCATTAGACAACGATGCTCATCAGCTTCTCCTGTGGTACGTCACTACTGGATGTGGTAGTGTGTATaggcttgtgtttgtgttttaggcAGAGAGACCCTTTGTGACCCCCTTTTTAAACCCTCCTTTTATGACACCATCAAAACTAATGACTTACTTTTAATCCGAGTTTTTTATGATCTTGTAATTCAGCAATGAAATCAGATGACGCACATGGCTTGGTGAAGGTTCAAATAGGAGACTTTTTAATGTGCCCGCATACTGTGACAAAATACCTCAATCCAGATGTTGTGGTTCACACTTCTCATGCCAAGTCAAGAAGATGGTTCATAAGTAGAAACTGACCACtctttttagttaaaaaaaacaacttgtagTAGATAGATCTTGTAGTAGATATTGTGGAATAAAGATGAACCTAAAAAGTCTTCAATCTTAAATAGAGGAGAATGCAGTCATACAAATCTTTTGAAAATTGTTTCAATGGTACAATTTTGCTTCATTTGAAATATATCAGTATTAAGATATTTATTATCTTGATTAAAAATAGTTGTCAATGTAGTGTTATGCTTCTTTTCctattaaattgatttatttattaatcaaagAAAATACTCATGTTTGTACCAAAAAGCAAAttttcatctgttgtccctAAGCAGGTTAAAAgttaggggaaaaaagaaaagaaagaaagacaaaagattTTAAAGCACATATGTGTATTAGAGTattcattttaaaggaaaaggTATACCGTTATATAAAAGTGCACATAAAGGCATAACATTACAAGAGATGACCCAAGGGAGCTCTCACTCACACCATATTTGTCCTCGTCATCCTCATGATGAAGGTtagtgaggggggggggtagggTAATCTGACATCAGCATCACAGTCACCTGGGACCGTGTTATTTCATTAGCTGTGAACTGGAACTAAACAACATAACATGCATGTGAAAGCATGTGTTTCATGGGaaactttgttaaaaaaaggggggggatgggggtgcggggggggggggggggggtgcagcaGAGACCCTGTGGAAAGAGCTGATGTGAGAGGAAAAGCAGGGATGTCCCGCTGAGTACCAGAGAGCCGCTCCCTCCATCAGGTTACATCCACCTCCTATTCTGTTCCTGTTCACTCCCCACATCCACTGCCTTTAGTCAGTCTCACCTCAATACCAAGTCAGACTTTTTATAGTAGCTTTATTGACAGTAATTATTCTGACAGGTGTTTCAAGTGTCCATGGAgggagtatatatatatagatataattatatttatcagTGTGGGATTACTCCAGTCTGTTGGTGTGTGCTGTTTTAAAAGAGAATTATATTCTTTCTATCAGTAATACTAACTTTATACTCTCCGAGTTAGCCGCACACATCTGGAAacagtgataaaataaataattgattgacagaaaataatcagttacgtcattttaatttcaattttatatcattgtaaattgaacAACTTTAGGTTTTGGAGCGCTGTCTGGCACTTTATAGACTGTTTTTCAAAACCATTGTTATttctaataataaaatgacatcagaatgatcaacaatgacaaaaaaaacaataattgcATCCATTATTCTGTGAAGTATTTGTCAGAATCAGCCCGTCCTAAAACACATACAGAGTTGGTCACTTGCTGACAGGTTTAAAGTCACCTGCGATTAACTTGATTAGACACATCTTGTGGTTGTGCAAGTAATAAGTATCCTTATAGAAGCAGCTTTACGTTGTTCCACTACCCTATAAATTGTTACAGAGGAGGGTGGAGGTTAAGATGGGAAGTTAGGCATACAGAGTGTGGGTATTTGATACAGAAGACTTCAGCTTGCATTCCCTCCACCACCGATAGTGGTGCAAAGTAACTAAATACTCAAGTACTGTTCTTAAGtattgaggtacttgtactttactgtagtattccCATGtcatgctactttctacatctcagagggaaatattgtatttcctactccactacatttatttgacagctttagttacttttcagatgcagatttgacacaatggataatataacaagcttttaaaatacaacacattgttaaagatgaaaccaaacagcagtgtgtagtcaggctcacatttcagatgtctatgagttgttaacagctccaccaaatagtgatttttccctctaaacttctcacatgctttcatttcaataaatgttcaaatgatccaatatttcagcaaaaatcaaagatcagagaaaaagtccaaaaaatggaaaaaagtctGTCAGTATTAACAATTTCATGATGTCCTACATAATCATTTAACCATCAAAGTGAGGTCATTagtactttaagtacattttactaCTAATCCTGTTAAGTAGGATTTTCACTGTAGGACTTTTATttataatggagtatttttacattccTGTATTGGTActtcattaaataaatgatctgaatacttcttccaccactgcccGCCAACAGTCCactttggtttcttttaaccttAGCCATGATCTTCCACAGTCGGACCTTCACTGTATATTGGTATTAGGCCAGAAAACACTCACATAGGCCATTTTTGGAAACTTCAGCAGTATGAAGACCTGTTgctttatgttttgtttctttctatcttCATCTGTGCTCTTCATCCGCCtattttctttccccccctaCCCTCCTTGCATCTCCTCCCTAATCAAATAAAAGACACCTGAGTCTGTTCAGCTCTTCACATGTCAAACAAGCCCTTCGGAGTCGGTTCAGAGCCGTCGGGTCACTCTGCAGGCGAAAGCTTGTGTGCATGACCGGGCTGCTGTCTGTCTTCGcttcactttgtgtttattgtctTTGGACGGACATAAAACGAGGCAGCACGGCCAGACTGGGAACGTCAGGCGAGACGCTAACCGGCACTGTTAGAGAACTCCtgccaaatacacacacacacacacacacacacacacacacacacacacacacacacacacacacacacacacacacacacacacacgcccaagAGAGTCATCATAACAGACCTGCAACTGCAGCTTCTGGCACATACACATTACTGCGTCCAACTCAACTCCAAAGAGTTATAAACCTTAAAAAGAcagttattctttttttttttccacattctGTCATTTCTCTCCATGCAGGGACAAGGCAATGAGTCACAGTCTGTGTCCTTTCACTGGCACCTCATTGTCATTTGTAATCTACTCTGcatatttgtcttttcttttccccctctgCAGTACCCCATCTTCACTTTATCTTACCTTTCTGCGCTCACCTCTCCTTCTTCCCATACTGCCATCCATTCCCTCCTCTATATTGCTAATGCCCTTTAGTTAGATTGATAACCTCCTCCAGCAGGAAACAGACCCTTTCCTCTGTTTCCTGCTGTCCTGCAGCTCCAGAGGCCTTATTAGTTTAGAGACGGAGTCACAGGGAGGGTGTGCGTGGAGGAACAGTGTTCTCTGGTTGTCAGCTGACTCCCGTGGGACTAATATTCTCAGGTTGTGAGAATATATGTGAGCTGAGGTTTCATGGGTGGTTTAGGGAATTATGTAACGTGCAGAATGTTTGCTGGTTCCCTGAATCAATTTTGTACCATGTCCGTGAATGCATTTCTCTTGTTATGTTTCACCTACAGATATTAGTGTAATTACATAACATGTCAGAAATGTTTATGTAGTGCGGTGAGATCTAATTAGCAGAAATCTAATTCAGCTCCTATTTCAACTCAAAGATGGGAACTACATGTGAAAATTTATGGGTACATATGTTCGAGTGTGTCCTCAGTTGTGAaaaaaagtattcagatcctttatgtaaaggtgcagtgtgtataatttagtgACATCTGGCAGAACTGACTTAatagaaatggaatataatatacataaacatgttttaataagtgtataatttaaaaaaaaaaaaaaaaagtttgaccttttgggaaatatgctaaTTTGCTTTGTTGCTGAGAGTGAGTTGAAAAGATAGATACCATTCACATGTTAGTGCGTCGAGTACAGAGCTGGTGCTAGGaactggttagcttagcttagcatgaagactaGAAGTACTGAATGGGGAAACAAACTGCCTCTGTCCAAATTTCAAAACACACCTACCAACATgtgatttgtgtcatttttgtaaCCATATACATAGCTGTACACATACAAGAAACAATAATGATGGTGTTAGGGGGAGTTATATGCTGTAGACTAGCTATTTTATTAGCAACAACATCCTTCTGCACTTTAGGAAAGTCCctgttaaaaccacaaatttcTACTTTTTTCCTCTAACTATTCATATTATGGTTGTGTTTTGAACTTTAGAGTTAGCCATGGTAGCTGTTTCCCCGTCTTCATgccaagctaagctaattggCTCCCGTCTCTAGCTCTGTACTTAACACACCGACATGAAAGTGATATCTTCTCATCTTAGTTTGAGAAAGAAAGTGAGCATGCTTACTTCTCAAAACTAACCATAAGTAAAAGAAGTAGATGCAATGTAAATCCAATGTAAATGCTCTCCATTACAGGTATAGATAATATGTACTTTAACCCTTGGTTCAAAACTAAAAGCAGTCATTAAACAGAGTGGTTCTTTTCACCATGTCATATTATTGTAGGTTACATATTGTAATGCTGGATTATTACTGAATGTTACATagtattttataaaatgaaaaatcttaatctgcaaattgtaaaaaagtacatttcccTCTGAATAGTAGTGTAATGTACTAGAATTCTACTAGAATAGAAATACTCAAGTGCAAGTACTTCAAAATTGTATTTGAGTGCTGTATTGTGGCAGTGAAAGTATTACGACCAGTACGTGAGTGAAGTTCCTGTGTTTATCCCTCCAGTTCGAAACCACAATGAAATTGTGTATGCATTTTTGGTGACCTTTCCAGCTGGCCCTCTCCTACTGTTTAGCCAGATGTCAGCACTTTATTTGAAAGAGGAGTGTGTCATCCTGTAAATCATATCGATTGCAGTTCATAATATAAActcttgtctcctctctctgtttcttgtcctctctttgtctctccctcGCTCTGTCCTCCAAATCTTTTGCTCccgtttttctctttctgtcgtCCACTGCAGGTCTGATTACAGTCCCTTGTCTTCAACGAGCAGTAAGTAAACCAAATGCGATATTTTCTAACACCAGCTTTtaacgcacgcacgcacatgcatgcacacacacacacacacacactcatacacacagagagctcAGGCCCACAAAATTATCTCtctaatacacacaaacaaaataaatccacAAAACAGCTTTGTAAGGACATTTCTGCatagtgaggacatttctgcattGTGAGGACCTTtctgcattgtgaggacatttctgcattGTGAGGACCTTtctgcattgtgaggacatttctgcattgtgaggacatttctgcgtTGTGAGTACATTTTGGCCGGTCCTCGCACCTTCAAAGGGCAATTTGAGGGTAAAGACTTGGCTATAATGTTAAGTAGCATCTATGGCTGCTCATGGTTATATGCTACTGCTAACCACTTCTATGTcaactgaaaatgaaaggaaCAGATACACCACTTGCTACTCATCGACTGGGGGGGAgacatacagaaaataatacaaataaatattgcTTCAAGTCACTGAAAAGTCATCAACATATCACAATGTTAAAGTTGTTGTTTCTGTAAATCTTTTGTTATGATAGTTACAAAAAATATGATACAATTTCATATGATTAGTTGAAATTGTGGCTCAATTACAACTACTCAGATGTTCCCATCGTAAGGCATTGTAAATACTTTATATTAATACCATTATGAGTTACATATCATCCCCTATATATTATTTGTGGTCATAGGTGCCAATAGCACTTGAATTATGAGGTACCCACTCATTGCTGTACTACCCACCTAATGCTTTTGTGCTGTACAGTATTCGAGTGTGTGTATAGTTTTGTGTcgacgtgtgtgtgttgtgcagaAGTCATGACCTCTCCCCAGTCTGGTTGCCAGGTCTCCAGACCTTTCACAATAGGAGGATTATATCCAATATTAGCCCATTAATCTGTTCCACAGGAAGCTGGGTTATCCCACCCCGTACCACACCCGCCACTCAGGA from Scomber scombrus chromosome 13, fScoSco1.1, whole genome shotgun sequence encodes the following:
- the tsn gene encoding translin, producing the protein MSVTEMFTYIQGFLSADQDVREDIRKVVQVLEQTAREILTVLQSVHQPCGFKEIPSKCTKARELFGTVRTHIADLKTKFPVEQYYRFHEHWRFVLQRLAFLAAFVVYLETETLVTREEVAKILDIQVVREKGFHLDVEDYLAGVLIMASELSRLAVNSVTAGDYTRPLRISNFINELDSGFRLLNLKNDPLRKRYDGLKYDVKKIEEVVYDLSIRGLAKEAETGGDK